In one window of Danaus plexippus chromosome 7, MEX_DaPlex, whole genome shotgun sequence DNA:
- the LOC116770990 gene encoding uncharacterized protein LOC116770990: protein MRWFSMILFCLIISTTIGDPDPKKYKKEPNDKIKKSESLTDDEKKFLREVEEKFAIKSNVSDKVEEKSIDKENKTHMENVKQKAAFPAVIAIEIVNDTEKSKGKRTIDANLGYGYRTNDGYSYTYFGKSNLDQGKFMIYPYSQEDLPAVQNLQHNTEHSSQSSGKYSSSKTYNVEITPSQAYELVPVKDEQPSYQYNKPAIPFETGYQNVQNFGSPTVNSHSAKPAKTLYTTYNGQEFSGLSGQFPSVMSDYFVNPSQLLNNPQYQSAGLTEDHLRSQSSYLNQNKPIVPVLVLRIPSSYLNNPRAELYADLPKNYPLSQYLNHVNLQGLVNQYFKNHGYSSAPQIMSYQKPEVSTPEVEPQHYSNPHVRPSYTQDDFSGIQYSGVKPVMAKYPNTYQDQQYSVPKPQSLYQRPVQQQQYEYQYIPQTEVNMQSYYIQPQYQQSTRVEDDTGYQNGQPETNDQESYPVVSYQTQTSNEDSKPVLEGGYEAQNAPQGNAESAVEQYAPVNQEASIYANQESDEHYKKSVASEQGSQSDSGYSSQGYYQSAQSPRNSVSVFPSRLIHTEQYEELEQTSIPQNYEYKTQNNKESSKTLVLSENYPSKDHTIATVLPYAYKTAKQPTQSSIQTVSYVTPVPSAKYQSKYRIMVPQTILKNPNDEKVSYVNSHSLPMHYTQVGHYTDVRAQSDYGNSGRYVSSISNQPSYSRNVHSHPKRMVKQEKSQEASDTNKTDKKQNERNIKKQSK, encoded by the exons ATGCGGTGGTTTTCGATg ATTCTTTTTTGCTTGATAATATCGACAACAATCGGAGACCCTGATCCTAAGAAATATAAGAAGGAaccaaatgataaaattaagaaatcggaGTCCTTGACAGATGacgaaaagaaatttttacgAGAAGTTGAAGAAAAATTTGCAATAAAGTCCAATGTTTCAGATAAAGTTGAAGAGAAAAGTATTGACAAAGAAAATAAGACACATATGGAGAATGTTAAACAAAAGGCAGCATTTCCTGCAGTAATTGCTATAGAAATAGTAAATGATACCGAAAAGTCAAAAGGCAAACGTACAATCGATGCAAATTTAGGTTACGGCTATAGGACAAATGATGGTTATTCTTATACTTATTTTGGAAAATCTAACTTAGACCAAggaaaatttatgatatatccTTATTCGCAAGAAGACCTTCCTGCGGTCCAAAACTTACAACATAATACCGAGCATTCATCTCAATCAAGTGGAAAATATTCATCGTCTAAAACATATAATGTTGAAATAACCCCGTCCCAAGCCTATGAACTTGTCCCAGTGAAGGATGAACAACCTTcgtatcaatataataaacctGCCATACCTTTTGAAACAGGGTATCAGAATGTTCAGAATTTCGGTTCACCCACTGTAAATTCACATTCCGCAAAACCtgcaaaaactttatataccaCTTATAATGGCCAAGAATTTTCTGGCCTGAGTGGACAATTTCCTTCTGTGATGTCTGACTATTTTGTAAATCCGAgtcaacttttaaataatcctCAGTATCAGAGTGCGGGCTTAACAGAAGACCATTTACGTTCTCAGAGctcatatttaaatcaaaataaacctATTGTACCCGTTTTAGTGTTAAGGATACCcagttcatatttaaataatcctaGAGCTGAACTATATGCCGATTTACCCAAAAATTATCCCCTGTCCCAATATTTAAACCATGTGAATCTCCAAGGTTTGGtaaatcaatatttcaaaaaccaTGGCTATTCGTCCGCTCCACAAATAATGTCTTATCAGAAGCCCGAAGTATCAACTCCTGAAGTAGAACCGCAACATTATTCTAACCCTCATGTCAGACCATCGTACACTCAGGATGACTTTTCCGGTATACAATACTCTGGAGTCAAACCAGTTATGGCAAAATATCCAAATACATACCAAGACCAACAATATTCGGTCCCTAAACCTCAATCCTTGTACCAACGTCCTGTCCAACAACAACAATACGAATACCAGTACATTCCTCAAACAGAAGTTAATATGCaatcttattatattcaaCCACAATATCAACAAAGTACCCGGGTCGAAGATGATACGGGATACCAAAACGGACAACCTGAAACAAATGATCAAGAATCATATCCTGTTGTTTCTTATCAAACGCAAACAAGTAACGAAGATTCTAAACCAGTGTTAGAAGGAGGATACGAAGCTCAAAACGCACCACAAGGTAATGCAGAATCTGCTGTTGAACAGTATGCTCCGGTTAACCAAGAAGCTTCAATTTATGCGAATCAGGAAAGTGATGAACACTACAAAAAAAGTGTCGCCTCGGAACAAGGATCTCAATCAGACAGTGGATATAGCTCTCAAGGGTATTACCAATCAGCACAAAGTCCGAGAAACTCCGTTTCTGTATTTCCATCAAGACTTATTCATACAGAACAATATGAAGAGCTAGAACAAACCAGCATACCTcagaattatgaatataagacccaaaataataaagaatcaaGCAAAACCCTAGTTTTATCGGAAAATTATCCAAGCAAAGATCATACCATAGCTACGGTTCTACCCTACGCTTATAAAACAGCTAAGCAGCCCACACAATCCAGTATCCAAACTGTGAGTTATGTTACCCCAGTACCATCAGCAAAATATCAATCTAAATATAGGATAATGGTACCGCAAACCATACTAAAAAATCCAAATGACGAGAAGGTGTCCTACGTCAACTCTCATTCATTGCCTATGCATTACACGCAAGTCGGTCATTACACTGATGTTAGAGCGCAGAGTGATTATGGCAACAGTGGTCGATACGTTTCGTCAATATCAAATCAACCTTCATATTCTAGAAATGTCCATTCTCATCCAAAGAGGATGGTAAAGCAGGAAAAAAGTCAAGAAGCTTCAGACACCAATAAGacagataaaaaacaaaatgaacgAAACATCAAAAAACAGTCAAAGTAA
- the LOC116771004 gene encoding probable cyclin-dependent serine/threonine-protein kinase DDB_G0292550 — translation MKFRRMMPVLEAIRIVVVISFFNSVCTQDEYSNLDLIRLQQYAVNNGQGDPLINYNSNTRQKDPNNSANEKYHTIDDTNDGDYNRSDRGGSRKVYRIKNPFQQTNDIKPLQDRNYSQDSATGASNQNPAMQYSLPPEEFLQQMRENQYHQQQQLSTQASYTVTPQPSYQYSTIAAQHYENMQQSNQIAPVEPRVFTPVYQSNGNTYQYNQNAYNLNNQHNTPLPPYMSTPSSQYIDTSGNNYASTSLPYVSSQQTLQQYVSSPLSHIPTGAFDFNNNRATTVASNVVNYNINDQNKRMQIDHYDNSINGIRYPLQNQYQNEYISSTISPSSTPYPDSIRDTLQNSINALSKSEQAYIPIQYQSYRYNNNQQDIRQPINSDNTNNDIYRKGNMPSPNNIYLNYAQPDQPFNEKGRSRDNEQESSPSEVYSHGDYGWKLSERKTSFGSEVSTNPNNYFKYQIQSLQPETGAITQVNFQMDSSKLYNNDQNIKPVSEKLEPDEFTRAAAKVHENYIQQLEASKYTNSQYNNNGLTNSVSYYNYNDKQKNKFYSDNSNPFGYSQSESITTSPFYYSNQKDTDDAKSKYPFDHDKALKNIVPIDVSNVIQNADSQAKGNSDSDGTNRYSIISNNKDSSDSRPTSDLYYKDKNPLYSNNFKTKADEITDSDKLRQIEQSGTLFGKPYSFEGFYNHNINTGNKRPVDEMTQLLNYANQMSNSHQDNAQRSTVIHQGLQQRPQISSDYGSILKLNDLPFRLTQGFNSDPYRLHNSNYGNIPTPLPVRINQNVENHHIDVATEILNKLMASKRNIPVLNTNRPEVDSQIGSFISTINGFKVANPFNVDLKLVADVLKGKPAIDDSQMTSFRGDYSKSLPMKLDITQLQQLLQLKNDNAMSFNTGGNTLSNSYFDIYNGGRIPYQGVKYSRSEEEPENIPITDSSNNHPIGAVMEESVSSQDAPNLSETQEENLSSNIEEDNSKGSFGSSNSLGRKPKHPDSEHISRYTHKRKYPKLDADEPYPLLKPPPPRTSRHRFLPKDKIANRRRVNRPKMFRVLKTEPLFEVGSDDEDKPATHYKYSFAQDKLDVVDEEEST, via the exons atgaagTTCAGAAGAATGATGCCTGTTTTGGAAGCt aTACGGATAGTAGTAGTAATCTCATTCTTTAACTCGGTCTGTACTCAGGACGAGTATAGTAACCTGGACCTTATCCGTCTACAGCAATATGCTGTTAACAATGGCCAAGGTGACCCTTTGATAAATTACAATTCTAATACAAGACAGAAAGATCCAAATAATTCAGCCAATGAGAAATATCACACAATAGATGACACGAACGATGGTGACTACAACAGATCTGACAGGGGAGGAAGCAGAAAAGTTTACAGAATTAAAAATCCATTCCAGCAAACAAACGATATTAAACCTTTGCAAGACAGAAATTACTCTCAAGACAGCGCTACCGGAGCGAGCAACCAAAATCCTGCAATGCAATATTCATTGCCACCTGAAGAGTTTTTACAACAAATGAGAGAAAACCAATATCATCAACAGCAACAGTTATCGACGCAAGCATCTTATACGGTCACTCCTCAACCCTCATATCAATATTCCACTATAGCTGCCcaacattatgaaaatatgcAACAGTCAAATCAAATAGCCCCTGTTGAACCCAGAGTATTTACTCCAGTTTATCAATCAAATGGGAACACTTatcaatataatcaaaatgcgtataatttaaacaatcaaCATAATACTCCCTTACCTCCATATATGTCCACACCTAGTTCTCAATACATAGATACATCTGGTAATAATTATGCCTCCACTTCTCTACCTTACGTTTCTAGCCAACAAACTTTGCAACAATATGTGTCATCACCACTCTCACATATTCCAACTGGCGCCTtcgatttcaataataatagagCAACAACTGTAGCAAGCAAtgtagtaaattataatataaatgatcaaAACAAACGAATGCAAATTGATCATTACGATAATTCTATTAATGGAATACGTTATCCCTTGCAAAATCAATATCAAAATGAGTATATTTCATCAACTATTTCCCCCAGCTCTACACCGTATCCTGATTCTATTCGTGATACATTGCAGAATTCTATCAATGCCCTGTCTAAGTCAGAACAAGCTTATATCCCAATACAATATCAAAGTTATAGATACAATAATAATCAACAAGACATTCGACAGCCTATCAATTCTGATAATACgaataatgatatttacagAAAAGGAAATATGCCTTCTCCTAATAATATCTACTTAAATTATGCTCAACCTGATCAACCGTTTAACGAAAAAGGACGATCCCGTGATAACGAACAAGAATCTAGTCCCTCAGAAGTTTATTCTCATGGAGACTATGGGTGGAAACTTTCTGAAAGAAAGACATCTTTTGGTTCTGAAGTTTCTACTAACCCAaacaactattttaaatatcaaatacaaagCTTACAACCTGAAACAGGAGCAATAACACAGGTAAATTTCCAGATGGACTCCAGCAAGCTATATAACAATgaccaaaatataaaaccagtTTCTGAAAAACTTGAACCTGATGAATTTACGAGAGCTGCTGCTAAGgtacatgaaaattatatacagcAGTTAGAAGCTAGTAAGTACACAAATAGTCAATATAACAACAATGGTTTAACAAATTCTGTctcgtattataattataacgataaacaaaaaaataagttttatagtgATAATAGTAATCCTTTCGGATATTCACAATCAGAATCAATCACCACTTCGCCTTTTTACTATTCCAATCAAAAAGATACCGATGATGCTAAATCAAAATACCCTTTTGATCATGataaagctttaaaaaatatagttccaATAGATGTATCTAACGTTATACAAAATGCTGATTCACAAGCTAAAGGCAATTCGGATTCAGATGGAACAAATAGGTATagtataataagtaataataaggATTCATCAGATTCTAGACCAACATCtgatctttattataaagataagaaTCCTCTGtactcaaataattttaaaacaaaagccgATGAAATAACAGATTCGGATAAGTTGCGACAAATTGAACAGAGTGGTACTCTTTTTGGAAAACCTTATTCCTTTGAAggattttataatcataacatTAATACAGGAAATAAACGTCCTGTCGATGAAATGACCCAGCTGTTAAATTATGCAAACCAAATGTCTAATAGTCATCAAGACAATGCACAAAGGTCAACAGTTATTCATCAGGGACTACAACAACGTCCTCAAATATCTTCAGACTACGGcagcattttaaaattaaatgatttaccATTCCGTCTAACACAAGGGTTTAACAGTGATCCTTATCGTCTTCACAACAGTAATTATGGAAATATTCCTACACCGTTGCCTGTCCGTATAAACCAAAATGTTGAAAATCATCATATTGACGTCGCCACAGAAatccttaataaattaatggcaAGTAAACGGAACATTCCCGTTTTAAACACAAATCGGCCAGAAGTAGATTCTCAGATTGGTAGTTTTATATCAACAATTAATGGTTTTAAGGTAGCAAATCCATTTAATGTGGATCTTAAATTGGTAGCAGATGTGTTAAAAGGTAAGCCCGCTATTGATGATAGCCAAATGACATCGTTTAGAGGGGATTACAGCAAATCTTTACCGATGAAGCTAGATATTACACAACTGCAACAATtactacaattaaaaaatgataacGCCATGTCGTTTAATACTGGTGGTAATACATTAAGCAActcatattttgatatttataatggaGGAAGGATTCCCTATCAAGGTGTAAAATATTCACGTAGCGAAGAAGAACCAGAAAATATTCCAATTACAGATTCTTCGAACAATCATCCAATAGGGGCTGTTATGGAAGAATCAGTTAGTAGTCAAGATGCACCTAATTTATCTGAAACACAAGAAGAAAATTTATCTTCTAATATAGAAGAAGATAATTCGAAAGGTTCTTTTGGTTCAAGTAATTCATTAGGAAGAAAACCAAAACATCCTGATAGTGAACATATCAGTCGGTACACTCACAAAAGAAAGTATCCTAAACTAGATGCGGACGAACCTTATCCTCTATTAAAGCCTCCTCCTCCGCGCACATCTCGACATAGATTTTTGCCAAAAGACAAAATTGCCAATCGAAGACGTGTTAACAGACCTAAAATGTTTCGTGTCCTTAAAACAGAACCACTTTTCGAAGTAGGCAGTGATGATGAAGATAAACCAGCGACACATTATAAATACTCTTTTGCACAAGATAAATTAGATGTTGTTGATGAGGAAGAAAGCACTTAG
- the LOC116770999 gene encoding ankyrin repeat and KH domain-containing protein mask-like, which yields MATILKLTTLAILLSSSYAGILHGNHHHGQVSHSLSPPPLQSYSGSSAVSSSFSPSSFPEGSLPSATYSGSGFHSGGFESNSGLGLGSAGLTGVSFASGSLSGSGLSGSGSIGPLISAPVSAGATLPGLGSGLQAVGPSSVGFGGNGFVGGDSLPAGPKAPVITEIHGLANNNGAPTQYRVRDETYQVVRQVTHRVPQPVPFPVPQRVQVPYPQPYPVQVPVVRNVPVPVVKIQHVKVDKPVPYPVEKIVQVPVEKVVEVPVDHPVPVEKIVEVPIVKVVQVPVHVVKKYPVPVVKTVHHKAHSSHGHGHGWSKW from the exons ATGGCTACCATT ctCAAATTGACTACGCTAGCAATCTTATTGAGCAGCAGCTACGCAGGAATTTTGCATGGAAATCATCATCATGGCCAAGTCAGCCATAGCCTATCACCTCCACCTCTACAAAGTTACTCAGGCTCTAGTGCAGTGTCTTCAAGTTTCTCACCTAGCTCATTCCCCGAAGGTTCGCTTCCTTCGGCAACTTATTCAGGATCCGGTTTCCACAGTGGTGGATTTGAATCAAATTCGGGATTGGGATTAGGATCTGCTGGATTAACTGGAGTTTCTTTTGCGAGTGGTAGTTTATCTGGGTCAGGATTAAGTGGATCGGGATCAATTGGACCTCTCATTTCTGCGCCCGTTAGCGCTGGAGCTACCTTACCAGGACTTGGAAGTGGACTACAAGCTGTTGGACCTTCTTCAGTAGGCTTTGGGGGCAACGGATTTGTTGGTGGTGATTCACTACCCGCTGGGCCTAAAGCTCCAGTGATTACTGAAATTCATGGTCTTGCAAATAACAACGGAGCACCCACTCAGTATCGTGTACGTGACGAAACTTACCAAGTTGTCCGTCAAGTAACCCACCGAGTTCCCCAGCCAGTACCTTTCCCGGTGCCACAAAGGGTTCAAGTTCCCTATCCTCAACCTTACCCAGTCCAAGTTCCAGTTGTGAGGAACGTACCGGTTCCAGTAGTGAAGATTCAACACGTGAAAGTTGACAAACCTGTACCTTACCCCGTTGAAAAAATAGTCCAAGTTCCCGTAGAGAAAGTGGTCGAAGTACCAGTTGACCACCCTGTTCCTGTTGAAAAGATTGTTGAAGTACCTATAGTTAAAGTTGTTCAGGTTCCAGTTcatgttgtaaagaaatatcCAGTACCGGTAGTTAAGACTGTACATCATAAGGCTCACTCTAGCCACGGTCATGGACACGGTTGGTCTAAATggtaa
- the LOC116770998 gene encoding uncharacterized protein LOC116770998 gives MVFVFKVALLTALVYAASAGVLSGEHSHDSYVSSASQAPSASYGAPSNSYGPPALSAPSGGFSLNAPSSGAAVHESQISHSHSVESSSFVESGPSFSSGNAFSSEVDGSAANNGYISSSSAVGSSGFGAVEGLGSSSGLDGAAFGSNGGGELSNLGGYSSSGSGGALIDAGINGGAGIGGLAPSGPVLSEPLVNNAAISAVGAPRVIGTSVSVGRPVAEASRYELQSVVQNVVRRIPIEVVRHVQVSVPQPVPVPVRQEVRVPVPQPYPVHVDVVKHVPYPVYKTEHVEVERPVPVEVVKHVPVEVIKKVHVPVDRPVEVIKKVHVPVEKTVEVPVPVWKPYPIHIIKHVTHYKKKSCCW, from the exons ATGGTGTTTGTT tttAAGGTCGCCCTTTTAACGGCGCTTGTTTATGCTGCAAGTGCTGGTGTACTGTCTGGAGAACACAGTCATGATTCCTATGTATCATCAGCATCACAAGCACCTTCTGCATCATATGGAGCACCTTCAAATTCTTATGGCCCTCCTGCTTTATCTGCACCTTCTGGCGGTTTTAGTTTAAATGCTCCATCATCTGGAGCTGCCGTACATGAATCACAAATAAGCCACAGTCACTCAGTTGAAAGCTCATCGTTCGTTGAAAGTGGACCATCATTCTCAAGTGGAAATGCTTTCAGTAGTGAGGTTGATGGTTCCGCCGCTAATAATGGTTACATATCCAGTAGTTCAGCTGTTGGCAGTTCTGGTTTTGGAGCTGTTGAAGGATTAGGTTCAAGTTCAGGTCTCGATGGAGCTGCTTTTGGTAGCAATGGAGGTGGAGAACTTAGCAATCTGGGTGGTTACAGCTCATCGGGTTCTGGTGGAGCTTTGATTGATGCTGGAATTAATGGTGGTGCCGGAATTGGAGGTCTTGCTCCTAGCGGTCCGGTTCTCTCTGAACCCCTAGTTAATAATGCCGCTATTTCAGCTGTTGGAGCTCCTAGAGTTATTGGAACCAGTGTATCCGTTGGTCGTCCTGTTGCCGAAGCTTCGAGATACGAGCTTCAATCAGTCGTACAAAACGTTGTTCGCCGAATCCCAATTGAGGTGGTTCGTCATGTCCAAGTATCTGTGCCTCAGCCCGTACCAGTCCCTGTTCGTCAGGAAGTCAGAGTACCTGTCCCACAACCCTACCCCGTCCACGTCGATGTTGTTAAGCATGTTCCTTACCCAGTATACAAAACTGAGCATGTTGAAGTAGAAAGGCCTGTGCCAGTTGAAGTTGTGAAGCATGTGCCAGTTGAAGTCATCAAGAAAGTCCACGTACCTGTTGATAGGCCTGTAGAAGTGATTAAGAAGGTCCATGTACCTGTTGAGAAGACTGTTGAGGTACCCGTACCTGTATGGAAACCATACCCAATTCATATCATCAAGCATGTTACTCACTACAAGAAAAAGAGCTGTTGCTggtaa
- the LOC116770678 gene encoding uncharacterized protein LOC116770678, with protein MKSSTLFCAFLVLLIDVYAKKLDPGPQAITEATPASTSASPTSKSTSAPAQKNQKRYATREVILYLTPSQIKALQEGKGLVSPQVLPEAVHSQYREQANLQQQSELAQHQLHNIKSVNIEQGHINEKHHEIEQPLLKEEILSSENQHEYDHWRQEQAIRDEQLRLHHYYQELNRAKSIGIQQAVNLNDEKVVWLPYSPEIGLRHGQSLEEQRQVEELENHNQFHSKFLSPLSVLDPRPGNVLAIEKPLVQLQYIPKHNDQKKATLIENFLRLRQQHELERQRAFAKAENIANSPPILVHEGVKVTKHQPVSVEKQVKIALPAPVPVKVPHIYPLSQEILKHISFPIVQGKRIVAEGPLSNKLYFSVDKPNIYQELIDEGSRYGHLEIPVDSSKKVTVLRPIWNH; from the exons ATGAAGTCTTCT acTCTTTTTTGTGCCTTTTTGGTGCTACTGATCGACGTATATGCAAAAAAGTTAGACCCCGGACCTCAAGCTATCACGGAAGCAACACCAGCATCTACATCAGCATCACCCACATCAAAATCAACCTCAGCACCAgcacaaaaaaatcaaaaacgaTATGCGACTAGAGAAGTTATCTTGTACCTTACACCCAGTCAAATCAAGGCTTTACAAGAAGGTAAAGGCTTAGTCAGTCCCCAAGTCTTACCAGAAGCAGTTCATTCACAATATAGGGAACAGGCAAACTTACAACAACAATCAGAATTGGCTCAACACCAAttgcataatattaaatctgtGAACATAGAGCAAggacatataaatgaaaagcaCCACGAAATAGAGCAACCATTACTGAAAGAAGAAATACTATCTTCAGAAAATCAACATGAATACGATCATTGGAGACAAGAACAAGCTATCAGAGACGAACAACTAAGGTTACATCATTATTACCAGGAATTAAATAGAGCTAAATCAATTGGCATTCAACAAGCAGTGAACCTGAATGACGAAAAGGTTGTATGGCTACCATACAGTCCTGAAATTGGATTAAGACATGGACAGAGCCTAGAAGAACAGCGACAAGTAGAGGAATTGGAAAACCATAATCAATTTCATTCAAAGTTTTTATCCCCTTTGTCTGTACTTGATCCTAGACCTGGAAACGTGTTGGCCATTGAGAAACCACTTGTACAATTGCAATATATTCCTAAACATAATGATCAGAAAAAAGCTACccttattgaaaattttctaaGGTTGCGTCAACAACATGAACTTGAGAGACAAAGAGCTTTTGCCAAAGCAGAAAACATTGCTAATTCTCCTCCGATATTGGTTCACGAAGGTGTTAAAGTTACAAAACACCAACCAGTTTCTGTAGAGAAACAAGTGAAAATTGCACTTCCAGCACCTGTTCCTGTGAAAGTACCCCATATTTATCCTCTATCACAAGAAAtcctaaaacatatttcattccCTATAGTTCAAGGAAAAAGGATAGTAGCCGAGGGACCCctgtcaaataaattatattttagtgtcgacAAGCCAAATATTTATCAAGAATTAATTGATGAAGGAAGTAGGTACGGGCATCTTGAAATTCCAGTAGATAGTTCCAAGAAGGTTACGGTTCTTCGACCTATTTGGAATCATTAA
- the LOC116770697 gene encoding uncharacterized protein LOC116770697 translates to MFINILLISSVLVLSTAIQIKVGPQTFSDQQSSLQPQKPEKRYINNQEIKYYFPVDINNAQNVRGASEQLSQPRFERPLLPYIKISPSGELQFQNVEQVQSPSVQNEKPKNDNSQEGLEFLKSFLEQNPGEQYQFVKYEQGNQEEQRANSFVQYSNKEQEENNLSERIQQQLKRILENNRVHLKAFSSDSEENNFRKVIESEQVVQQSNNQREQENDSVRKEIENILRARANSGVEKQIQEEEESNYQKSPFFIHRLVRVTKHHPVNIVKQVKVPVPTPVLVPVPEPYEVKVPQPYHVPVEVIRHIPIPIVRAH, encoded by the exons ATGTTTATCAac attttattaatatcttccGTATTAGTATTAAGTACAGCAATTCAGATTAAAGTTGGACCCCAAACCTTTAGTGACCAACAATCTTCCCTACAACCTCAGAAGCctgaaaaaagatatataaataatcaggAAATTAAGTACTACTTCCCGGTTGATATCAATAATGCTCAGAATGTAAGAGGAGCAAGCGAACAATTAAGTCAACCAAGATTTGAAAGGCCTCTATTgccttatattaaaatttcgcCTTCTGGAGAGTTACAGTTTCAAAACGTAGAGCAAGTTCAAAGTCCATCAGTACAAAATGAAAAACCCAAAAATGATAATTCCCAGGAAGGtttggaatttttaaaatcctttttaGAACAAAATCCTGGAGAACAATATCAGTTTGTGAAGTATGAACAAGGAAACCAAGAGGAACAACGGGCCAATTCTTTCGTTCAGTACTCTAACAAGGAACAggaagaaaataatttgagtGAACGAATTCAACAGCAATTAAAGCGTATTTTGGAAAACAATCGAGTCCATTTAAAGGCTTTTTCAAGCGATTctgaagaaaataattttagaaaagttATTGAATCTGAACAGGTAGTTCAACAATCAAACAACCAAAGGGAACAAGAAAATGATAGTGTTAGAAAAGAAATTGAGAATATCTTACGGGCTCGAGCCAACTCTGGAGTAGAAAAACAGATCCAGGAAGAAGAGGAATCCAATTACCAGAAGTCACCTTTCTTCATTCACAGGCTGGTTAGGGTTACCAAGCATCATCCAGTAAACATTGTTAAACAAGTGAAGGTACCTGTTCCTACTCCAGTATTGGTCCCTGTTCCTGAACCTTATGAAGTCAAAGTTCCTCAACCTTATCATGTTCCCGTTGAGGTTATAAGACATATTCCCATCCCCATTGTAAGGGCCCATTAA
- the LOC116770694 gene encoding ataxin-2 homolog yields MKLLVICFLALLAPGLAKPKPQDFGKRYLSQELNLYLTPEEVKSLQAIKASQNARFANDNAKQVQINDSNEGLQKYFDPQIQSVPSDGPQVKNFVPRGVLLQQEKNLNENLKNKNVAYIYLVKEKDQSNLSSQQSQNIEQVSDKQENQIKINSNAAPYVPVSYKNQEEKLLHEQLVQHWNRLLEHNRAQLQSLSLAQKEPRGVENEKQIIKSDQQEIPINQDQKVIKIEDQEKINAEDEKTEVEKEIESILRNHQDFNSKKFNPRGSQNPPILIHRQVSITKHHPIPVYKQVKVQVPTPVLVPVPEPYAVRVPQPYPVPLEVVKHIPVPVIKNHY; encoded by the exons atgaaattattg gtaatttgttttttagcTTTACTTGCACCTGGGCTTGCAAAACCAAAGCCCCAGGATTTCGGTAAAAGGTATTTAAGTCAAGAGCTAAACTTATACCTGACACCCGAAGAAGTAAAATCTTTACAAGCAATTAAGGCATCTCAAAATGCAAGATTTGCAAACGATAATGCCAAGCAGGTGCAAATAAATGATTCTAATGAAGGGcttcagaaatattttgatcCTCAAATTCAGTCAGTTCCTTCTGATGGACCACAGGTTAAAAATTTCGTGCCACGAGGTGTCCTTTTGCAGCAAGAGaaaaatttgaatgaaaatttgaagaataaaaatgttgcatACATCTATTtagtaaaagaaaaagatCAAAGCAATTTAAGTAGTCAACAATCACAAAATATCGAGCAAGTATCTGACAAACaagaaaatcaaattaaaataaattctaatgcTGCTCCATATGTTCccgtttcttataaaaatcaagaagAAAAACTTCTTCATGAACAGCTGGTTCAACACTGGAATCGACTTTTAGAACACAATCGCGCTCAGTTGCAGAGCTTATCTTTGGCACAGAAAGAGCCCCGCGGCGTAGAAAATGAAAAGCAGATAATCAAATCAGACCAACAAGAGATTCCGATAAATCAAGATcagaaagttattaaaattgaagatcaagaaaaaataaacgcTGAAGATGAAAAGACAGAAGTCGAAAAAGAAATTGAAAGCATTCTGAGGAATCATCaagattttaattctaaaaaattCAATCCTCGCGGCAGTCAGAATCCGCCTATTTTAATTCACAGACAGGTTAGCATTACAAAACATCATCCCATACCAGTCTACAAACAAGTTAAGGTTCAAGTACCAACCCCAGTACTGGTACCAGTGCCTGAGCCTTACGCAGTAAGAGTTCCCCAACCATACCCCGTACCCCTTGAGGTGGTCAAGCACATTCCTGTTCCAgtgattaaaaatcattattga